The Christiangramia flava JLT2011 region GGCCGTCTCTTCAATTTTTGATAAATTCAAGTTTTGAGAATGTAAACGGAGATTTTCAGCAGTACCTAAACTTTTTGGCCGGGCAGGCTGGCATCAAGTTTAATTTTAGAAAGTTTGAGATCGATTTACGCTACGATTTTACGGTGGCGAATGATGATTCCCAAACTATCAATATCAATAACACCATGTACAATGCTTTTTTCGACGACGGGCGACTAAATAATGTGATGGTCGGTATCGGGTTTAAGATATTTGACACTCAGCAGTATCGAGTTCATAGCAGCGGGAATTGCTATTTTTAGGATTAAAATTTTCAGGATATGCCATGGAGGGTTTTAAAGACGAAGCCAAGACACTAAATTAAAGTTTCAGAGCGCCTGGAAAGACTCGGGGTAGAGGTTTACTGCCCTGTGGTGAAAGAGGTTCGGCAATGGAGTGACCGGAAAAAGAAAGTAACGGTCCCGTTATTTAATTCCTATTTATTTGTCCAGGTAGAGAAAACCAATGTAAGCCTTATCTATGAAGCATCGGGAGTCCTTGGGTATTTAAATTGGCTTGGAAAACCAGCTTTAGTGAGAGATTCTGAAATACAAACCATTAAGAACTGGCTTGATAAAGAGGGAATTGATGAAGTGAAGGTGGCTCAGTTGCAGGAAGGCGATCGGCTTCAGTTGAAAAATGGACAGTTTCAGGGAAAAGAGGCGATAATCGAGGAAATCGGATCTAAAAAACTACAACTTATATTACCTGAAATGGGGTGGAAAGTAACCGCTAACATCCAGGATGTACTCTAGGCCATTTCTTCTCAGGAATGCTATCTTTGTTCTTCAATTAAAAATATGGATTTGAAAAATTTACTGCATACGGCCATCCGAGCTTCTTTGGACGCAGGAAAAAGGATCATGGAGATTTATGAAAATGAAGATTTTGAGGTCGATTTTAAGGGAGATGATTCTCCGCTGACCAAAGCTGATCTTGCTTCTCATCATATTATTATGAAATACCTGGAAAAAACCGATATCCCCGTACTTTCAGAAGAAGGGAGAGATTTGGATTTTCAGGAGCGAAAAAACTGGAACAGGCTGTGGATCGTGGATCCTATTGATGGTACCAAGGAGTTTATCAAACGCAACGGCGAATTTACGGTGAACATAGCGCTGATCGAAGATCAAAAGCCCATTCTTGGCGTAATCTATGTTCCGGCTTTGGAAACCCTGTATTACGGAGATTTGGAAAACGGAAGCTTTAAAGCTGAAAAGGTGTCTTCTGATGCTGATCTGGCAAAAATTTTTGAAATTTCGACAAAACTTCCGCTGAAAACCAACAGGGAAAAGTTTACCGTGGTAGCCAGTAAATCTCATCTTTCCGAAGAAACGGTGGAATACATTAATACACTGGAAGAAAAACATGGAACGGTGGAACGTATTTCCAAAGGAAGTTCTTTAAAACTTTGTATGGTTGCCGAAGGTGCAGCCGATCAATACCCTCGATTCGCACCCACAATGGAATGGGACACGGCCGCCGGACAGGCAATTTGTACGTTTGCCGGGAAAACGGTCTATGATCATGAAACCGGAAAAGAAATGTTGTACAATAGGGAGAATTTGTTAAATAACTGGTTCTTGGTAAAATAACAAATATGAAAGGAATTGTTCTGGCAGGCGGGTCGGGGACACGGCTTTACCCCATCACGAAAGGGGTTTCAAAGCAATTGCTGAATATCTACGACAAACCGCTGATTTATTATCCGCTATCGGTTTTAATGCTTGCCGGAATACGCGAGATCATGATTGTTTCGACTCCTGAAGATCTTCCGAATTTCAAGAAATTACTTGGCGATGGAGCAGATTGGGGCCTGCAATTCACCTATGCAGAGCATCCTAAACCGGAAGGTCTGGCTCAGGCGTTTTTAATCGCTGAAGAATGGCTAGGGAATGACGATGTGTGCCTGGTACTGGGAGACAATATTTTTTATGGAAATGGTTTTACGCCGATGTTGCAGCGAAGTATTCAGAATGTAACAAATGATCGAAAAGCTTCTATTTTTGGGTATTATGTGAACGACCCTGAACGATATGGAGTAGCCGGTTTTGATCAGGATGGAAAAGTTACCAGTATTGAAGAAAAGCCTGAAAATCCGAAAAGTAACTATGCGGTAGTGGGCTTGTATTTTTATCCTAATTCGGTTGTTGATGTTGCGAAAAATGTCAAACCCAGCAACCGGGGAGAATTAGAGATTAGTTCCATAAATGAGCATTTTTTAAAAAATAACCAGTTAAAAGTAGAATTGATGGGCCGTGGCTATGCATGGCTGGATACCGGAACTCAGGATAGTATGCTGGAAGCTTCTAATTATATTCATACCATAGAAAAGCGGCAAGGCCTAAAGATCGCGTGCCTGGAAGAAATTGCCTACGATCGGGGATTTATTGATCGTCAGAAATTTGAAGAACTAGCAAAAGCGCTTGAAAAGAGCGAATATGGCAAATACCTGTTAAAGCGACTCAAAAGATGAAAACCGAAAAAGTGATTCTGGTTACTGGTGGTGCGGGGTTTATTGGTTCCAATTTCATTCCTTTTTACCTGGAACGGCATCCGCAGACTGCAATTGTCAATCTGGACCTGCTTACCTACGCGGGAAATCTTGATAATCTGAAGGAAGTTGAAGATCATCCGAACTATCAATTCATCCATGGAGATATCAGAAACCGTGCATTAATAGAGGAATTATTTGAAAGGTATCAATTTCAGGGAGTTGTTCATTTTGCGGCCGAATCACATGTGGATAATTCCATAAAAAATCCGGGAGTTTTTATAGAAACTAACGTAAACGGAACGTATAATTTGGTTGATGTGGCTTATAGATCTTGGTTTGATGAGCCATTTCAGGTAAAAAAAGCTTTTGAAAACGCTCGTTTTCATCATATTTCCACCGATGAGGTTTACGGAAGTTTAGGCGAAACCGGAAAATTTACTGAAGAAACTCCTTACGCTCCCAATTCGCCATATTCTGCCAGCAAGGCCTCTTCAGATATGATCGTGAGGAGTTATCACCATACTTTTGGACTCAATACCATTATTGCCAATTGTTCTAATAATTATGGTCCGAATCAGCATGATGAAAAACTAATTCCAACCATTATTCGGAAAGCACTTGCCGGTGAGGAAATTCCTATTTATGGCGACGGAAAAAATATCAGGGACTGGTTATACGTCCTGGATCATTGCGAGGCCATTGACAGTGTTTTTAATTATGGTAACGCCGGGGAAACCTATAATGTCGGCGGAGATTGTGAAAAGTCGAATATAGAATTGGCGCATTTGATATGTTCTCTTTTAGATGAACTAAAACCGAAGAAAGATGGGTCGTACAGCGATCAAATCAGTTTTGTTAAAGATCGAGCTGGCCACGACAGGAGGTATGCAATAGACAGTTCTAAAATCAAAAAGCAGCTTCAGTGGAAGCCGAAGAAAGACTTGGAATCTACTCTTCAAAACTATTTACGTAATTGGCTGTTAATGTTTAATTAACGATTAATTTTCAGTGTTTTTCAGGGGGTGTTAGAAATCTTTTAAATATTAAATGTTTTCAGGGTACTTCTCAAACGTTTTCATAAAAAAAGTTAAAAATTTTAACAGTACTAATTTGATCAAATCTTTGTTTCAAATTAATTTTGTGGTCTGAATCAAGACCTGATCATAAACCCTACTTATGTCTCTTCTCTTACCGATCCAGGAAAGAGTTTTCCTTCAGGTTTTTATAAAATTTTCTACGGGAGTTCGGTTTTTGGGACTCACGGCGGCGAAGCCGTTTTTAATTTTCAAATCTCATGTCAAGATTTATTCATGTTTTATTAACGGGAGGTGTTGGTAGTAGGTTGTGGCCGCTTTCAAGAAAGGCCCGGCCAAAACAATATGCTGATATTTTTGGTGGAGATTCACTTTTTGAGTTAACAGTAAAACGTAATCAAGCATTAACTGATGAGCTGTGTGTGGTTGGAAATATTGAAAACGATCAGTTGTCTAAGGGTTCTCTCAGTCGTCTTGGTGTAGTAACTAATCATCATATTGTTGAAACCACTCCTCGAAATACCGCTGCGGCAATAGCTTTTGCAGCTTTTTCTGTGGAAAAGGATGATATGCTTCTTATAACTCCTTCTGATCATATTATTGCTGAAGGACCTCAATATGATTTGGCAATTGAAAAGGCCAAAGAACTAGCAAAGAAGGGTTCTATAGTTACATTTGGAATTCAGCCCACCAAACCTGAAACAGGATACGGTTACATAGAGTACAATGGAACTGAGGTAAAATCTTTTCGGGAAAAGCCTAATAAAGAAACAGCTCAGGATTTTATAAGGTCTGGCAACTTTCTTTGGAATAGCGGAATGTTTTGTTTTAAAGCTGGGGTCTTTCTGGAAGAATTAAAAAAGTTTGAACCTGATGTTTATGATCAATCCAGAAATGTTTTAGAGAACACTGAAAGCGATTTTCTTGACCTGGATCTTTCTATGAAAATACCTTCCATTAGTGTAGATTATGCCGTTATGGAAAGAAGTGATAAAATCAAGGTGGTGCCTTCTTCCTTCAAATGGAGTGACATGGGGAGCTTTGAGTCAGTTTATGAATACCTGCAATCCCAGGGACACCCGGTTGATGAAAATGGGAATATGAGTATAGGCTGCAATAAGTTTACATCATTTGTTGGTCTTAAAAACAGTATTTTTGTAGCTACCGAAGATGCAAATCTGATACTTCAAAAAGAAGATTCTCAGGAAGTTAAGGTGG contains the following coding sequences:
- a CDS encoding mannose-1-phosphate guanylyltransferase gives rise to the protein MSRFIHVLLTGGVGSRLWPLSRKARPKQYADIFGGDSLFELTVKRNQALTDELCVVGNIENDQLSKGSLSRLGVVTNHHIVETTPRNTAAAIAFAAFSVEKDDMLLITPSDHIIAEGPQYDLAIEKAKELAKKGSIVTFGIQPTKPETGYGYIEYNGTEVKSFREKPNKETAQDFIRSGNFLWNSGMFCFKAGVFLEELKKFEPDVYDQSRNVLENTESDFLDLDLSMKIPSISVDYAVMERSDKIKVVPSSFKWSDMGSFESVYEYLQSQGHPVDENGNMSIGCNKFTSFVGLKNSIFVATEDANLILQKEDSQEVKVVYKNLEKEYSDLT
- the rfbA gene encoding glucose-1-phosphate thymidylyltransferase RfbA, which codes for MKGIVLAGGSGTRLYPITKGVSKQLLNIYDKPLIYYPLSVLMLAGIREIMIVSTPEDLPNFKKLLGDGADWGLQFTYAEHPKPEGLAQAFLIAEEWLGNDDVCLVLGDNIFYGNGFTPMLQRSIQNVTNDRKASIFGYYVNDPERYGVAGFDQDGKVTSIEEKPENPKSNYAVVGLYFYPNSVVDVAKNVKPSNRGELEISSINEHFLKNNQLKVELMGRGYAWLDTGTQDSMLEASNYIHTIEKRQGLKIACLEEIAYDRGFIDRQKFEELAKALEKSEYGKYLLKRLKR
- the cysQ gene encoding 3'(2'),5'-bisphosphate nucleotidase CysQ — its product is MDLKNLLHTAIRASLDAGKRIMEIYENEDFEVDFKGDDSPLTKADLASHHIIMKYLEKTDIPVLSEEGRDLDFQERKNWNRLWIVDPIDGTKEFIKRNGEFTVNIALIEDQKPILGVIYVPALETLYYGDLENGSFKAEKVSSDADLAKIFEISTKLPLKTNREKFTVVASKSHLSEETVEYINTLEEKHGTVERISKGSSLKLCMVAEGAADQYPRFAPTMEWDTAAGQAICTFAGKTVYDHETGKEMLYNRENLLNNWFLVK
- the rfbB gene encoding dTDP-glucose 4,6-dehydratase, which gives rise to MKTEKVILVTGGAGFIGSNFIPFYLERHPQTAIVNLDLLTYAGNLDNLKEVEDHPNYQFIHGDIRNRALIEELFERYQFQGVVHFAAESHVDNSIKNPGVFIETNVNGTYNLVDVAYRSWFDEPFQVKKAFENARFHHISTDEVYGSLGETGKFTEETPYAPNSPYSASKASSDMIVRSYHHTFGLNTIIANCSNNYGPNQHDEKLIPTIIRKALAGEEIPIYGDGKNIRDWLYVLDHCEAIDSVFNYGNAGETYNVGGDCEKSNIELAHLICSLLDELKPKKDGSYSDQISFVKDRAGHDRRYAIDSSKIKKQLQWKPKKDLESTLQNYLRNWLLMFN
- a CDS encoding UpxY family transcription antiterminator — protein: MKVSERLERLGVEVYCPVVKEVRQWSDRKKKVTVPLFNSYLFVQVEKTNVSLIYEASGVLGYLNWLGKPALVRDSEIQTIKNWLDKEGIDEVKVAQLQEGDRLQLKNGQFQGKEAIIEEIGSKKLQLILPEMGWKVTANIQDVL